The following are encoded together in the Vicia villosa cultivar HV-30 ecotype Madison, WI unplaced genomic scaffold, Vvil1.0 ctg.002240F_1_1, whole genome shotgun sequence genome:
- the LOC131638278 gene encoding uncharacterized protein LOC131638278, with the protein MGHRANECQSDVKKFFKYGRPGHVVEDCRTNIPTCNNCGEQGHISTNCQKPNKSQADGKVFALKGSQPTSVDHLINGTCYVHDAPLTAIIDMDAAHSFISAKCLKRLELVSSTLSRGIVIDTPYMGSMTTSLVCLNCSLSILCKDFTVDLICLPLNELDVILGNWLEFNCVYINCYIKTLLFLTPKEEGLADYLTTKELRALLEDESKVFVMFASLSIKGKTPINDLPVVCELPEVFSDDISELSPKREIEFTTDLVPSTRSISMAPYRMSVSELAELKSQLEELLDKKFIRPTVLL; encoded by the coding sequence ATGGGTCACCGTGCTAATGAGTGCCAGTCTGATGTGAAGAAATTTTTCAAGTATGGACGGCCAGGTCACGTTGTTGAAGATTGTAGGACCAATATACCTACCTGTAATAACTGCGGAGAACAGGGTCACATCAGCACCAATTGTCAGAAGCCAAATAAGTCGCAGGCAGAtgggaaagtgtttgcattgaAAGGGTCTCAACCTACTAGTGTAGATCATTTGATCAACGGTACTTGTTATGTTCATGATGCTCCTTTGACTGCTATTATTGACATGGATGCGGCCCACTCGTTTATTTCTGCTAAATGTCTAAAGAGGTTAGAACTTGTGTCGTCTACATTGAGTAGAGGGATTGTGATTGATACTCCTTATATGGGATCAATGACCACTTCTTTAGTATGCTTAAATTGTTCTCTATCAATTTTGTGCAAAGATTTCACTGTGGATTTAATCTGTCTACCACTCAATGAGTTGGATGTTATTTTAGGGAACTGGCTAGAGTTCAATTGTGTTTATATTAACTGTTACATCAAGACGTTGTTGTTTCTTACTCCAAAAGAAGAGGGGTTGGCTGATTATTTAACGACCAAAGAATTAAGAGCATTGTTGGAAGATGAATCCAAAGTGTTCGTGATGTTTGCCTCGCTATCTATTAAGGGCAAGACGCCGATCAATGAtttgcctgtggtgtgtgaacTTCCAGAAGTGTTTTCGGATGATATTTCTGAATTATCCCCGAAGCGGGAGATTGAATTCACCACTGACCTTGTTCCTAGTACTAGATCGATATCTATGGCACCATATAGGATGTCGGTATCGGAGTTAGCAGAACTGAAATCGCAACTGGAAGAATTACTTGATAAGAAGTTTATTAGACCCACTGTTTTACTGTGA